GGCTGCCCGCCTCGTCGGCTGTCCGCTCCTTCAGCGCCCGTTCCCGTGAGCCGCCCGTCCGCGTGTGCTTCAGTCGCCCGCCCCGGTGAACTTCGCGTTGGTCAGCATCGCCGCCACGTGCCAGCCCAGGGTCTCGTACAGGGCCCGGCCCGCCGGGGTCCCGGCCAGCACGCCGGTGCGCGCGCCCTCGGCGGCCGCCGTGGCCTGGAGTGTCCGCATCACCAGGCTGCCCAGTCCCCGCCGCTGGTGTGCGGGGGCCGTCTCGATCTGGTCGAAGACGGCCTCGGTACCGGCCTTGGCGCCGGCATCGCTCAGGGCGACCTGGCCGCGCGCCGCGAGCGAACCGTCGGGAGCGGCCACGAGCAACCGCCGGACACCGCCGACCGACCAGCCGCGCATCCGGTACCCGGCCGGGATCTCGGGGGCCTCGGACGCCTCCGCGCGCGCGTGCCCCGGCGTCAACGGCACGGTCATGAGATAGCCCGGCTCGGGGTTGATCCACCACCCGTCGCCCAGCCATCCCCCGACCACCGCCGGGTTCTGGAACACCTTGAGACAGACCCCCGCCCCGGTCACTCCGTCGGCCACCTTGCGCACCGCGCCCTCCGGGACGTCGTCGCCGAGCGCCTCGAAGACATGCCGCGACACCTGGTTGATCTGCCCCACGTCGACGGTGAACCCCCAGGGCTCCCGGACCGGCGGAGCGGCCCCGCGCGACACGACCCAGCCGTCCACCCAAGCCCGCACGAGTCCGTCCATGCCATTCCCCCCGCTAGGAGTACCGGTGAGTATCGGTAAGGGCCGCCTATGGCAATCACCTATTACTTGCGATGATAGACCTCCGGGTTCCCGCGCCGCCAGCCGTTGTCGATCAGCGCGGAACCACCCAGCCCGGCGCCCAGGTCCCGGCGGCGTCGTGGCCGGCCGTCGTGGCGGCGAGGTGGGCGCGGAGGGTGGCCAGCGCCGGGTGGGGGTTGTCGCGGCGCCAGAGGAGCGAGTGCGGGTAGACGGGCGTCGGGTCGGTCACCGGGATGCGGCGCAGGCCGTGGTCGGCGGGCCAGATGAGGCGGGTCTGCCCGCCCATGAAGGTGGCCAGGGCCGGGGTGTCGGCGATGGTGTCGAGGAGTGCGTCGGAGCCGAAGTTGGGGCCGGTCGCCTCGATGGTGAGGCCGAACTCGGCGACGAGGTCGTCGTAGTAGGCGGCCCACTCGGTGCCGGGGACGATGCCGGGCATCCAGATCCGGTGCCCGGCGAGCTGGGCCAGGGGCACCGACCGGGCGCCCGCCAGCGCGTGGGCGGGGCCGGTGAGGAGCTGGAGCGGCTCGTCGAGCACCCGGACGGACTCGATGTCCTCGGGAAGGGGACGGCCGGGCACGGCGACGGCGCGGAAGGACGCGTCGATCGCACCGGACCGGATGGCGGCGACGGCCGTCTCGATGTCGAACAGCATCAGCACGTCGAGCTCGATGTCGGGGTGCGCGCGGTGGAAGCCGCGCATCAGACCCGACGGCGCGCTGCGCGAGGCGATCACGTCGACGCGCAGCGGACGGCGGCCGGTGCGCACGGACGCGACCGCGCGCTCGGCGACGCGCAGGAGCTCGCGCGCGTGGGGCAGGAACGCCTGCCCGTCGATGGTGAGCTCGGCGCCGCGCGCGGTACGGGTGAACAGTCGCACGCCGAGGTTGCGCTCCAGCGCGGCGATGCGCTTGGAGGCGGCCTGCTGGGTGATCGCCAGCTCGGCGGCGGCCTCCTGGAACCGCCCCGCGTCGGCGGCGGCGACGAAGGTCCGGACGGTGTCGAGGTCCATGCCGACATCCTATGGATACAACCGTTGGTTGTGGCTGATGCCTCTGTGGTTGTTTGATTCCTGGTGGCGGTGCTCGCTTTGATGCTTCCGATCGCGGATCGGTTGTGCGGGTGAGTGGCGAGGGGCGTCGGGCATGAAGAGCGGGCACCGGCTGGGACAGCTGCTCGGACAGGGGCTGGGGCGGCGGTTCGGATGGCTCTGGGGGGCGTACGGGGTCAGCGCGCTCGGCACATGGCTCGCCTTCGGCGCGTTCCCGCTGATCGCCATCCGGGTGCTGCACGCCGGACCGGCCGAGGTCGCCGCGCTCTCCTCCGTGGGGGCCGTGGTGGGCGCGGCCGCGGCGGTGCCGCTGGGCCCGTGGGTGGAGTTCCGCCGTAAGCGGCCGGTGCTGATCGCGATGGACCTGGTGCGGTTCGCGGCGCTGCTGACGATTCCCGCCGCGTTCGCGCTCGGTGTGCTCACCTTCCTTCAGCTTCTGCTGGTCTCGATCGTCGTCGCGGCGGCCGACATCACCTTCCGCGCCGCCTCCGGCGCGTACCTGAAGACGTTGCTGCCGGCCGAGGACCTGCTCGTCGCCAACGCCCGATTCGAGTCGACGGCCTGGACGACCACGATCATCGGACCGCCGTTGG
This window of the Streptomyces sp. NBC_01275 genome carries:
- a CDS encoding LysR family transcriptional regulator produces the protein MDLDTVRTFVAAADAGRFQEAAAELAITQQAASKRIAALERNLGVRLFTRTARGAELTIDGQAFLPHARELLRVAERAVASVRTGRRPLRVDVIASRSAPSGLMRGFHRAHPDIELDVLMLFDIETAVAAIRSGAIDASFRAVAVPGRPLPEDIESVRVLDEPLQLLTGPAHALAGARSVPLAQLAGHRIWMPGIVPGTEWAAYYDDLVAEFGLTIEATGPNFGSDALLDTIADTPALATFMGGQTRLIWPADHGLRRIPVTDPTPVYPHSLLWRRDNPHPALATLRAHLAATTAGHDAAGTWAPGWVVPR
- a CDS encoding GNAT family N-acetyltransferase → MDGLVRAWVDGWVVSRGAAPPVREPWGFTVDVGQINQVSRHVFEALGDDVPEGAVRKVADGVTGAGVCLKVFQNPAVVGGWLGDGWWINPEPGYLMTVPLTPGHARAEASEAPEIPAGYRMRGWSVGGVRRLLVAAPDGSLAARGQVALSDAGAKAGTEAVFDQIETAPAHQRRGLGSLVMRTLQATAAAEGARTGVLAGTPAGRALYETLGWHVAAMLTNAKFTGAGD